The Pedobacter mucosus genome window below encodes:
- a CDS encoding L-histidine N(alpha)-methyltransferase, with protein MSTKTKKIDQSEQFCIDTINGLNANPKYLSSKYFYDQTGDQIFQQIMDADEYYLTNSEMEIFATQTEELAKTIALNGYPFDLIELGAGDATKSIHLLKQLISDEMDFHYLPIDISENVINLLSETLPAQLPELKMKGLNGEYFEMLKEAASFSNRRKVVLFMGANIGNMTPEEAAHFCEDLRNQLMDGDMLIIGFDLKKNPLQILSAYSDSKGVTKSFNLNLLRRINREIGADFNTDKFDHYASYDPISGACKSFLISLQDQQVMINGESISFNKNEPIYMEISQKYNLDEIDAMMTGCGFKPVKNFLDAKEYFVDSIWQVG; from the coding sequence ATGTCTACTAAAACTAAAAAAATCGATCAAAGCGAGCAGTTTTGTATTGATACCATAAATGGATTAAATGCTAATCCAAAATATTTGAGTTCAAAGTATTTTTATGATCAAACTGGTGATCAAATATTTCAGCAAATTATGGATGCTGATGAATATTATTTAACCAATTCGGAGATGGAAATTTTTGCAACTCAAACCGAAGAACTTGCAAAAACAATAGCGCTTAATGGTTATCCGTTCGATTTAATTGAACTTGGTGCAGGCGATGCCACAAAATCTATCCATTTACTTAAGCAGCTTATTTCTGATGAAATGGATTTTCATTATCTGCCAATTGATATATCAGAAAATGTGATTAATCTTTTATCTGAAACTTTACCAGCTCAACTTCCCGAGCTAAAAATGAAAGGGTTAAATGGAGAGTATTTTGAAATGCTAAAAGAAGCAGCAAGTTTTTCTAACAGGAGAAAAGTAGTGCTTTTTATGGGTGCAAATATTGGCAATATGACTCCAGAGGAAGCTGCTCATTTTTGTGAAGATCTGCGAAATCAGTTGATGGATGGTGATATGCTTATAATTGGTTTCGACCTTAAAAAAAATCCCCTGCAAATTCTTTCTGCTTACAGCGATAGTAAAGGTGTAACCAAATCGTTTAATCTTAATCTGCTTCGCAGGATAAATCGCGAAATTGGTGCAGATTTCAATACTGATAAATTTGATCATTATGCAAGCTACGACCCAATTAGTGGCGCTTGTAAAAGCTTCCTAATTAGTTTGCAAGATCAGCAGGTTATGATCAATGGCGAGTCTATTTCGTTTAATAAAAACGAACCCATCTACATGGAAATTTCTCAAAAATATAATCTTGATGAAATTGATGCAATGATGACGGGCTGTGGGTTTAAACCCGTTAAAAACTTTTTAGATGCAAAAGAATATTTTGTAGATTCTATTTGGCAAGTTGGGTAG
- a CDS encoding TMEM175 family protein — translation MNKNRLENFSDGVFSIAITLLILNVKIPSMRDINNAQLYHILYNALPPLASFGFSFIVIGVFWVAHHRIFTFVEIPNRTLLWLNILYLLFIAVVPLSAGILSENPLLPTAIFIYAATLFIIAIMHLVLLRYILSESRVKHEALTPSTYKTAARIAIVGPICYLLAAILSFVSVYLSFFLIISALIFYIFFSGKNKVEDKMINIAVDKK, via the coding sequence TTGAATAAAAATCGGCTTGAAAACTTTTCGGATGGTGTATTCTCGATAGCGATAACGTTGCTAATTTTAAATGTAAAAATACCAAGTATGAGGGATATAAATAATGCGCAACTCTATCATATACTCTATAATGCATTACCTCCACTGGCAAGTTTTGGTTTCAGCTTTATTGTAATTGGTGTCTTTTGGGTAGCACACCATCGAATTTTTACTTTCGTAGAAATTCCAAATCGGACGCTTTTATGGCTTAATATTTTGTATCTGTTATTTATCGCCGTCGTACCATTATCTGCAGGGATTTTATCAGAAAACCCTCTTTTGCCAACGGCTATATTTATTTATGCCGCAACACTTTTTATTATAGCCATTATGCATTTGGTTTTACTTCGATATATTTTATCTGAAAGTAGGGTTAAGCATGAAGCGCTGACTCCAAGTACTTATAAAACTGCCGCTAGGATAGCCATAGTAGGACCAATTTGTTATTTACTTGCCGCTATTTTAAGTTTTGTGAGCGTGTATTTAAGCTTCTTTTTAATCATTAGCGCCTTAATATTTTATATTTTCTTTTCAGGGAAAAATAAGGTAGAAGATAAAATGATCAACATTGCGGTGGATAAAAAATAA
- a CDS encoding PQQ-dependent sugar dehydrogenase yields MKNTFYLLGVLLIAFNLNVKAQKGLPAKAPTSVNVSTFYPQHEDFKASLVSKIKVPNGFSVAAVATGLGKPRMMAINEKGGLYITRRDVGDVLMLEDKDGDGKFESLKTVWSQFLGVHGITIHDGYLYLCSDKVLKRGKIASDGSLTDTTTLISDLPEGSQHDNRVIAFGPDNLLYISVGSSCNDCAETNAEHATLLQVQSDFKSRKIFARGLRNTIGFDWNPETKEIWGADNGTDWRSDEFPPEELNKIMEDKDYGWPRVFAKQQVDETREDPVGTTKAAYAKTTEPSVMEFPAHSAPIDFKFMTGLKSFPKEYQDDALVCWHGSWNRKNPEGYKVQRIKFENGKPTGVEDFFSGFLSADGKTRFGRPAGLALSPRGVLYISDDESGVIYSVSAVK; encoded by the coding sequence ATGAAAAACACTTTTTATTTGTTAGGCGTGCTTTTAATAGCATTTAATTTAAATGTAAAAGCTCAAAAAGGATTGCCTGCAAAAGCACCCACATCGGTAAACGTAAGTACATTTTACCCCCAACATGAAGATTTTAAAGCAAGCTTGGTTTCAAAAATTAAAGTTCCTAATGGTTTTTCAGTAGCAGCAGTTGCAACTGGGTTAGGGAAACCAAGGATGATGGCCATTAACGAAAAAGGTGGGCTGTATATAACACGAAGAGATGTTGGGGATGTATTGATGCTTGAAGATAAAGATGGTGATGGAAAGTTCGAAAGTTTAAAAACGGTATGGTCGCAATTTTTGGGCGTTCATGGAATTACCATACATGATGGTTATTTATATTTATGTTCGGATAAAGTACTTAAAAGGGGAAAAATTGCATCAGATGGAAGTCTTACAGATACAACGACACTGATTTCAGATTTGCCAGAAGGTAGTCAGCATGACAACAGAGTAATTGCATTCGGACCAGATAATTTGCTTTACATCAGCGTTGGCAGCAGTTGTAACGATTGCGCAGAAACGAATGCAGAACATGCAACATTATTGCAAGTTCAATCAGATTTCAAATCTAGAAAAATATTTGCTCGCGGTTTAAGAAATACAATTGGTTTTGATTGGAACCCAGAAACTAAAGAAATTTGGGGTGCTGATAATGGTACTGATTGGCGCAGTGATGAATTTCCTCCTGAAGAATTAAATAAAATTATGGAGGACAAAGATTATGGTTGGCCAAGAGTTTTTGCTAAACAGCAAGTAGATGAAACACGTGAAGACCCAGTGGGAACTACAAAAGCCGCCTACGCAAAAACAACTGAGCCTTCGGTTATGGAGTTCCCTGCACATTCTGCACCAATTGATTTTAAATTTATGACCGGCTTAAAATCCTTCCCAAAAGAATACCAAGACGATGCTTTGGTGTGTTGGCATGGATCATGGAATCGCAAAAATCCTGAAGGCTATAAAGTTCAACGCATTAAATTCGAAAATGGAAAACCAACTGGTGTTGAAGATTTTTTCTCAGGATTTTTGAGTGCTGATGGGAAAACAAGATTCGGCCGACCAGCGGGTTTGGCTTTATCACCAAGAGGAGTTTTATATATTTCTGATGATGAAAGTGGTGTAATTTATTCAGTTTCTGCAGTAAAATAA
- a CDS encoding gluconolaconase → MKKILLGLLFAVSFATITKAQTPRITFKVPLLYPEGVAFNDVNKFYYVSSVKTGTIGTVDQQGNYKEFYANKDLISSFGMKVDVKSNRLYICLSDPNPNYSVYSTPKTFKKMARIIAVDLKSAKRVMDVDLEKEYQGKHFLNDLTFDLAGNIYLTDSFSPVIYKVNREGKASVFAENELFKSIDIGLNGIAFHPAGYLITVNNSNGSILKVDLANPKNVTKVKIETLFPGADGLLIDNGELILVQNKSVNKIYRVASSDNFLTATIKSATTGEDRFQQPSTVINNGGQIWVLNSKLNELSNPTLVPSKEFSLQLAQFKPVN, encoded by the coding sequence ATGAAAAAAATATTATTAGGCTTATTATTTGCCGTAAGTTTTGCAACTATAACCAAAGCTCAGACCCCAAGAATCACTTTCAAAGTGCCTTTGCTTTACCCAGAAGGCGTAGCCTTTAATGATGTTAACAAATTTTATTATGTGAGTTCTGTAAAGACTGGAACTATAGGAACTGTAGATCAACAAGGAAATTATAAAGAGTTTTACGCCAACAAAGATCTAATATCGAGTTTTGGAATGAAGGTAGATGTAAAAAGTAATCGACTTTATATCTGTTTAAGTGACCCAAATCCTAATTATAGCGTATATAGCACTCCAAAAACTTTTAAAAAAATGGCCCGAATTATAGCTGTTGATTTGAAGAGTGCAAAACGTGTTATGGATGTTGACTTAGAAAAAGAGTATCAAGGCAAACATTTTCTGAATGATTTAACTTTTGATTTAGCGGGTAATATATACTTGACAGATAGTTTTTCGCCAGTTATTTATAAAGTGAATAGAGAAGGAAAAGCATCTGTATTTGCAGAAAATGAACTTTTTAAATCGATTGATATCGGTTTAAATGGAATTGCTTTTCATCCTGCTGGTTATTTGATTACAGTAAATAATAGCAATGGCTCAATATTAAAAGTTGATCTTGCTAATCCAAAAAATGTTACCAAAGTTAAAATTGAAACGCTATTCCCAGGAGCTGATGGCTTGCTGATTGATAACGGAGAACTTATACTGGTGCAAAATAAGAGTGTAAATAAGATTTATAGAGTAGCAAGTTCAGACAACTTTTTAACGGCAACAATAAAGTCGGCAACTACTGGCGAAGATCGCTTTCAACAACCATCAACAGTTATAAATAACGGTGGTCAAATTTGGGTGCTAAATTCTAAACTAAATGAACTATCAAATCCAACATTGGTTCCCTCTAAAGAATTTTCTTTACAGTTGGCACAGTTTAAACCGGTTAATTAA
- a CDS encoding response regulator transcription factor: protein MIFETKAVDVGCIFRDSNQIRYLIIGNMGKRICVLEDNDDIREIISFILEDEAYEVSTYASVKDFLNRQKNVQPDVFLLDVMLPDGNGLDVCNRLKSDSLTKNIPVVIMSANYKEKEVQNQCQAQDFIPKPFDVQDFISRVGIQAWA, encoded by the coding sequence ATGATATTTGAAACAAAAGCGGTTGATGTGGGTTGTATTTTTAGAGATAGCAATCAAATAAGATACTTGATAATAGGAAACATGGGAAAGCGCATTTGTGTATTGGAAGATAATGATGATATAAGAGAAATAATTAGCTTTATTTTGGAAGATGAAGCATATGAAGTATCAACATATGCTAGTGTAAAAGACTTTTTAAACAGGCAAAAAAACGTTCAACCTGACGTGTTTTTGCTAGATGTGATGTTGCCTGATGGTAATGGTTTGGATGTATGCAACAGATTAAAATCAGATTCATTAACTAAAAACATTCCGGTCGTTATCATGAGCGCAAATTATAAAGAAAAAGAAGTTCAAAATCAATGTCAGGCTCAGGATTTTATACCAAAACCTTTTGATGTGCAAGACTTTATTTCCAGAGTTGGCATTCAGGCCTGGGCATAA
- a CDS encoding LLM class flavin-dependent oxidoreductase — protein sequence MSESILRNIKYSILDLATVREGETPVHTFPKSLALAQQAERLGYNRYWFAEHHNMAAVASSATAILIGYIAGGTKTIRVGSGGIMLPNHAPLIVAEQFGTLGSLYPNRIDLGLGRAPGTDQATAVAIRGENFNAAHSFPRDVARLQVLFSADNKNSNIRAIPGEGVDIPMWILGSSTDSAHLAASMGLPYAFASHFAPTYFESAIKIYKESFKPSKYLSKPYVMACVNVVAADTDQEAQKLATSVKQMFLGVITGKRQALQPAVENMNTVWSEYEQEAVEQMLSYSFIGSSETLQTSLSKFVSDYGVDEIMATSHIYNHDAMLHSGKLFAGLFN from the coding sequence ATGAGCGAAAGTATATTAAGAAATATTAAATACTCAATTTTAGATTTAGCTACTGTCCGTGAGGGTGAAACCCCTGTGCATACTTTTCCAAAAAGTTTGGCTTTGGCACAACAAGCAGAACGTTTAGGTTATAATCGTTATTGGTTTGCTGAACATCATAACATGGCAGCAGTTGCAAGTTCTGCAACCGCTATATTGATTGGTTATATTGCTGGCGGCACCAAAACTATTAGAGTAGGATCTGGTGGAATTATGCTACCAAATCATGCACCACTAATTGTAGCAGAACAATTTGGAACGCTAGGTTCTCTATATCCTAACAGAATAGATTTAGGTTTAGGTAGGGCTCCAGGTACAGATCAAGCGACAGCAGTTGCCATTAGAGGTGAAAATTTTAATGCAGCACATAGTTTTCCTCGTGATGTTGCCCGCCTTCAGGTTTTATTTTCTGCTGATAATAAAAATAGTAACATAAGAGCAATTCCAGGCGAAGGTGTTGATATTCCAATGTGGATTTTAGGATCGAGCACTGATAGCGCACATTTAGCGGCATCAATGGGATTACCATATGCTTTTGCGAGCCATTTTGCTCCAACTTATTTTGAGTCAGCTATCAAAATTTATAAAGAGAGTTTCAAGCCATCAAAATATTTAAGTAAGCCCTATGTTATGGCTTGTGTTAACGTTGTTGCAGCAGATACTGATCAAGAGGCGCAAAAATTAGCAACTTCCGTTAAACAAATGTTTTTAGGTGTAATTACTGGTAAAAGACAAGCATTACAACCAGCAGTAGAAAATATGAATACGGTTTGGTCTGAATATGAACAAGAAGCTGTTGAACAAATGTTGAGTTATTCTTTTATCGGAAGTTCAGAAACGCTTCAAACGAGCTTAAGTAAGTTTGTTTCTGATTATGGTGTAGATGAAATTATGGCTACATCGCATATTTACAATCATGATGCAATGCTTCATTCAGGTAAGCTTTTTGCAGGATTGTTTAATTAA
- a CDS encoding ferritin-like domain-containing protein has protein sequence MESNNEVISDLKSLVSIVNDGKEGYNSAADATDNLELKAVFLEYASQRNVYEQELKAHIATHGGDSENDSGGILGALHRTWIDIKESLSSNEDSAILSAIETGENAAIEKYDKFIGDYASHQDHLNLLVKQRGGIAEALAKIKTLSVNS, from the coding sequence ATGGAAAGTAATAATGAAGTAATTAGCGATTTAAAATCCTTAGTATCCATTGTAAATGATGGAAAGGAAGGATATAATTCTGCAGCAGATGCTACAGATAATTTAGAATTAAAAGCTGTTTTTTTAGAATATGCTTCGCAACGTAATGTTTACGAGCAAGAATTGAAAGCTCATATCGCTACACACGGAGGCGATTCGGAAAATGATAGCGGTGGAATATTAGGTGCGTTGCATCGCACTTGGATCGATATTAAAGAATCATTAAGCAGTAACGAGGATAGCGCAATACTTTCTGCAATAGAAACAGGAGAAAATGCTGCTATAGAAAAATATGATAAATTTATTGGTGATTACGCTTCACATCAAGATCACTTAAATTTATTGGTTAAACAACGCGGAGGAATAGCAGAAGCACTAGCAAAGATTAAAACCCTAAGTGTTAATTCATAA
- a CDS encoding CheR family methyltransferase: MPSTIPSSENNSETKDLIVKQKSRNSDSPAFPIIGMGGSAGSFAAFEKFFLHMPVNSGMAFVIIMHLAPINKVDVASILQKSTSIPVIEASDGLEVLPNHIYVIPPDRDMGIHNGHLLLFNASREKGAHMSIDYFFQSLAEDQWNHAVGIVFSGMGTDGETGIRMIKEKLGMCMVQDPETAEYESMPSTALKTHLVDYVLAPEDMPVKLIQYLSHPALRDSNEDEYILDKDDQTQLKKILMVLRSHTGHDFTLYKKNTITRRIDRRIAFHQLEGYIQYVNYLRENPVEVEVLFNELLIGVTKFFRDSLAFDALKEHLYLMLKKKSPHDPIRIWVAGCSTGEEAYTIAILVTEYLSNLNLKQTPKAQIFATDLDANAIDQARAGFYFENIASEVSAERLERFFIKKNNGFTVKKELREMVVFAQHNLIKDAPFTRLDLLCCRNVMIYLTTNLQKKILPVFHYSLNPKGILFLGPAESVTGFNDIFNVVDSKWKLFEKRVGVSAVGKMLDFPFNISNQNSKFQRPDTSPAHSFKEPLMASFNRLLLDHFIPSALLVNERGEILYINGDTSKFIRLKTGEAILNINLMAREELKYALGNAIHQSFTQRTIVEVSGVKVKETNQVNLVDFTVNYITDIALQGLMLVVFFDRGTQKRERQKNTKKYLDAASEGAIEELEKEVIYTKQQLRTTIEQMETSLEELKSTNEELQSTNEELQSTNEEALTTKEEMQSLNEELMTINLQYQNKAEELTQLNNDMKNLLDNTEIGTIFLDNELNILRFTPQVTGLFNVIPSDIGRSITHIVTNFDYLDIESAIQQVIAKLVGKQLDVKTKSGEWYNMRIMPYRTMDNFISGAVITFHKITQEKLMESKMLSLLNYVQTTISKIVYPTLLLNKQQLILSANPAFLKTFNLREYEVTEHSLKEFVINHWKTRQLDQLFDGSELITDKAFPLSIEKPNNLNFLVSAEHHGEDIIILTFKN, encoded by the coding sequence ATGCCGTCAACTATACCTTCTTCCGAAAATAATTCAGAGACTAAAGATTTAATTGTAAAGCAAAAGTCCAGAAATTCTGATAGCCCTGCTTTTCCAATAATCGGAATGGGAGGCTCTGCAGGCTCATTTGCCGCATTTGAAAAATTCTTTTTACACATGCCGGTAAATAGTGGGATGGCATTTGTAATTATTATGCATTTAGCACCTATTAATAAGGTCGATGTGGCGTCAATTTTACAGAAATCTACATCCATTCCAGTTATTGAAGCGAGTGATGGATTGGAAGTTTTACCCAATCATATTTATGTTATACCTCCTGACCGGGATATGGGTATTCATAATGGCCATTTATTATTGTTCAATGCTTCGAGGGAAAAAGGAGCACACATGTCTATCGATTATTTTTTCCAAAGTTTAGCCGAAGATCAGTGGAATCATGCAGTTGGTATTGTTTTTTCTGGAATGGGAACAGACGGCGAAACAGGTATCAGGATGATTAAGGAGAAACTTGGCATGTGTATGGTTCAAGACCCAGAAACAGCCGAGTATGAAAGTATGCCGAGTACTGCCTTAAAAACTCATTTGGTTGATTATGTGCTAGCGCCGGAGGATATGCCCGTTAAGCTGATTCAATATTTAAGTCACCCGGCGTTAAGAGACTCAAATGAAGATGAGTATATCCTAGACAAGGACGATCAAACACAGTTAAAAAAAATATTAATGGTTTTGCGTTCCCATACCGGGCATGATTTTACCTTATATAAAAAAAATACGATAACAAGGCGAATAGATCGGCGTATTGCCTTTCATCAATTAGAAGGATATATTCAGTACGTAAATTATTTAAGAGAAAACCCAGTTGAAGTTGAAGTACTTTTTAATGAACTTCTTATAGGTGTAACCAAGTTTTTTAGAGATTCGCTTGCGTTTGATGCACTCAAAGAGCATTTATACCTGATGTTAAAGAAAAAATCTCCTCATGATCCAATTCGGATTTGGGTAGCAGGTTGCTCAACAGGTGAAGAGGCATATACCATTGCAATTTTAGTAACTGAATATTTAAGCAATTTAAATTTAAAGCAAACGCCTAAAGCACAAATTTTTGCCACAGATTTAGATGCTAATGCCATAGACCAGGCAAGAGCAGGTTTTTATTTTGAAAACATTGCTTCTGAAGTTTCTGCTGAACGCTTGGAACGCTTTTTCATCAAAAAAAATAATGGCTTTACCGTAAAAAAGGAGTTAAGGGAGATGGTGGTTTTTGCTCAGCATAACTTAATTAAAGATGCTCCCTTTACTCGTTTAGATTTATTGTGCTGCAGAAACGTAATGATTTACCTTACTACTAATTTACAAAAGAAAATTTTACCAGTATTTCATTATTCCTTAAATCCGAAAGGTATATTGTTCTTAGGTCCGGCAGAATCTGTAACAGGGTTTAATGATATTTTTAACGTTGTAGATTCGAAATGGAAACTATTTGAGAAACGCGTAGGTGTTTCTGCTGTTGGGAAAATGCTGGATTTTCCATTTAATATTTCTAATCAAAATAGTAAATTCCAAAGACCTGATACGAGTCCGGCTCATTCCTTTAAAGAACCTTTAATGGCGTCTTTTAATAGGTTATTACTTGATCATTTTATACCGTCAGCTTTGCTGGTAAATGAACGAGGAGAAATTTTATATATAAATGGTGATACCTCAAAATTTATTCGTTTAAAAACAGGTGAGGCTATTTTGAATATCAATCTTATGGCAAGAGAGGAGCTTAAATATGCTTTAGGAAATGCCATTCATCAATCATTTACGCAGCGAACTATTGTCGAAGTTTCCGGTGTAAAAGTTAAGGAGACAAATCAAGTTAATCTGGTAGATTTTACTGTTAATTACATTACCGATATCGCTTTACAGGGTTTAATGTTGGTGGTATTTTTTGATCGCGGGACACAAAAAAGAGAGCGACAAAAAAATACTAAAAAATACCTCGACGCAGCCAGTGAAGGTGCCATTGAAGAGTTAGAGAAAGAGGTAATTTATACAAAACAGCAATTAAGAACAACTATAGAACAAATGGAAACTTCGTTAGAAGAATTAAAATCTACTAATGAAGAGTTGCAAAGTACCAATGAAGAATTGCAAAGTACCAACGAAGAAGCCTTAACCACTAAAGAGGAAATGCAATCGTTGAATGAAGAGCTTATGACAATCAATCTTCAATATCAAAACAAAGCTGAAGAATTAACGCAGCTTAATAACGATATGAAGAACCTATTGGATAACACTGAAATTGGTACTATCTTTTTAGATAATGAGCTTAATATTTTACGATTTACACCACAAGTAACAGGTTTATTTAACGTAATTCCTTCGGATATTGGTAGATCGATAACTCATATTGTTACCAATTTTGATTACCTGGACATAGAAAGTGCAATACAGCAAGTAATAGCAAAACTAGTAGGAAAGCAACTGGATGTTAAAACAAAATCTGGTGAATGGTATAATATGAGAATTATGCCGTATAGAACAATGGACAACTTTATCAGTGGAGCTGTTATAACTTTTCATAAAATTACACAAGAAAAGTTGATGGAAAGCAAAATGCTTTCCTTACTAAATTATGTACAAACTACCATCTCAAAAATAGTTTACCCAACCTTATTATTAAATAAACAACAATTAATCTTATCCGCAAATCCAGCATTTTTGAAAACTTTTAATTTAAGAGAATATGAAGTTACAGAACATTCTCTAAAAGAGTTTGTTATTAACCATTGGAAAACTAGACAATTGGATCAATTATTTGATGGTTCAGAATTGATTACTGATAAAGCATTTCCACTTAGTATTGAAAAACCAAATAATTTAAATTTTTTAGTAAGTGCTGAACATCATGGAGAAGATATCATCATATTAACTTTTAAAAATTAG
- a CDS encoding PAS domain-containing sensor histidine kinase, which yields MNNKLVHNREKIMNGLRDRAIQKIGSVDSEPLDNFFEQKINHFLNEIQIFQVELEMQNDELKESYNSIEKEREKFSSFFDLAPVGYFILTHIGQVEEVNQTGMDLLNAKKSQIVGARIQRFIDEEDWPVFYSFLSQIQKNDIKHNCELRLNVTDKAFTFVRVEGKAVQGIFSNDIRYYITITDISESFLAGQALKETTERLTLTLKVSKTGTWSLDSKSKTIYLDDFSKELLGFSQWAFDGNYSSFFDIVYDEDIERVKDAFLNSETNVDIEYRIKTQKNQLKIIDVKGHRIDQAGLMSYFVGVITDVTEQKLIDFEKEEFRIEQQKMLLSAILKAQERERDKVSQALHDSVSQLLYGSRLQVQSLEKNSEFKSELHGISTLLEQAIKETRNISHELIPSILRDFGFTAAINEMAHRLSQVGFLIDYSCSDVAEKLKYEVQLYIFRIIQELLNNTIKHSNATSSNIIIDSKLNILSISVSDNGDGFDINAEENLKRGSGIRGIKNRIFLLNGIVDFKSSAEGTTVDIKFDYTQTFDALV from the coding sequence TTGAATAATAAACTTGTTCATAATAGGGAAAAAATAATGAATGGCTTAAGGGATCGTGCTATACAAAAAATTGGCAGCGTAGATTCTGAGCCATTAGATAACTTTTTTGAGCAAAAAATTAATCATTTTTTAAATGAAATACAGATATTTCAGGTTGAACTTGAAATGCAAAATGATGAGTTAAAGGAGTCTTATAATTCCATTGAAAAAGAAAGGGAAAAGTTTTCTAGTTTCTTTGATTTAGCTCCGGTTGGTTATTTTATTCTTACCCATATTGGCCAGGTAGAAGAGGTAAATCAAACTGGAATGGATTTGCTTAACGCTAAAAAAAGCCAAATTGTTGGCGCTAGAATTCAACGGTTTATTGATGAAGAAGATTGGCCAGTATTTTACTCTTTTTTGAGTCAGATTCAGAAAAATGATATTAAGCATAATTGTGAGCTTCGCTTAAACGTTACTGATAAAGCGTTTACTTTTGTTAGGGTAGAAGGCAAAGCTGTACAAGGCATTTTTAGTAATGATATTAGGTATTACATCACAATAACAGATATATCTGAAAGCTTTTTGGCAGGGCAGGCCTTAAAAGAAACGACAGAACGTTTAACGCTAACATTAAAAGTTTCAAAAACAGGTACTTGGAGTTTAGATTCAAAATCAAAAACAATATACTTAGATGATTTTAGTAAGGAGTTATTAGGTTTTAGCCAGTGGGCTTTTGATGGTAACTATTCTAGTTTTTTTGATATTGTTTATGACGAAGATATTGAAAGAGTTAAAGACGCATTCTTAAATAGCGAAACGAACGTTGATATTGAATATAGAATCAAAACACAAAAAAATCAATTAAAAATTATTGATGTTAAAGGACATCGTATAGATCAGGCTGGATTAATGAGTTATTTTGTTGGTGTAATAACAGATGTTACGGAACAGAAACTAATTGATTTCGAGAAGGAAGAATTTCGAATAGAACAACAGAAAATGTTGTTATCGGCTATTTTAAAGGCACAAGAGCGGGAAAGGGACAAGGTTAGCCAGGCGTTACATGATAGCGTTAGTCAGTTATTGTACGGAAGTAGATTACAAGTACAAAGCCTTGAGAAAAATTCGGAATTTAAAAGTGAGCTTCATGGAATTAGCACACTTTTGGAACAAGCCATAAAAGAAACACGAAATATTTCCCACGAATTAATTCCGTCTATACTGCGGGATTTTGGCTTTACTGCCGCAATTAATGAAATGGCGCATCGTTTAAGTCAAGTAGGTTTTTTAATAGATTATTCTTGCTCAGATGTTGCCGAAAAACTTAAATATGAGGTTCAGTTGTACATTTTTCGTATTATTCAGGAGCTACTGAATAATACAATAAAGCATTCAAATGCAACTAGTTCTAATATAATAATTGATAGCAAATTAAATATCTTATCAATAAGTGTATCTGATAATGGTGATGGATTTGATATAAACGCTGAAGAAAATCTGAAACGTGGATCTGGAATACGGGGAATAAAAAATCGAATTTTCTTATTAAACGGAATTGTTGACTTTAAAAGTTCTGCTGAAGGAACAACTGTAGATATAAAATTTGACTATACTCAAACCTTCGATGCACTAGTATAA